From a region of the Georgenia yuyongxinii genome:
- a CDS encoding ATP-dependent Clp protease ATP-binding subunit, whose amino-acid sequence MFERFTDRARRVVVLAQEEARMLNHNYIGTEHILLGLIHEGEGVAAKALEALDISLEAVRAQVTEIIGEGQQSPSGHIPFTPRAKKVLELSLREALQLGHNYIGTEHILLGLIREGEGVAAQVLTKLGADLNRVRQQVIQLLSGYQGKEPVAAGGPTEGQPSGSAVLDQFGRNLTQAAREGKLDPVIGRTKEIERVMQVLSRRTKNNPVLIGEPGVGKTAVVEGLAQDIVRGDVPETLKDKQLYTLDLGSLVAGSRYRGDFEERLKKVLKEIRTRGDIILFIDEIHTLVGAGAAEGAIDAASILKPMLARGELQTIGATTLDEYRKHIEKDAALERRFQPIQVAEPTLAHTIEILKGLRDRYEAHHRVSITDEALVAAATLADRYISDRFLPDKAIDLIDEAGARLRIRRMTAPPELRELDEQISEVRRDKESAIDDQDFEKAARLRDDEKTLGERRAKREQAWKNGDLDAVAEVDEELIAEVLAMSTGIPVFKLTEEESSKLLHMEDELHKRIIGQDAAIKAMSQAIRRTRAGLKDPKRPGGSFIFAGPTGVGKTELAKALAEFLFGDEDALIQLDMSEYSEKHTVSRLFGSPPGYVGYEEGGQLTEKVRRRPFSVVLFDEVEKAHADIFNSLLQILEDGRLTDSQGRVVDFKNTVIIMTTNLGTRDIAKGLLTGFQAGGELSNSYDRMKTKVNEELKQHFRPEFLNRVDDVIVFPQLSEDEIVQIVDLMIARLDSRLRDQDMTIELTPSAKELLAERGYDPVLGARPLRRAIQREIEDVLSEKILFGELRRGQKIMVDAQGEGLLGEFLFTGVATGDIEKPEPVAVGHGTTVEQREMPTAPEGGGAGGGGQLQPGA is encoded by the coding sequence ATGTTTGAACGATTTACAGACCGTGCCCGTCGTGTGGTCGTCCTCGCCCAGGAAGAGGCGCGGATGCTTAACCACAACTACATCGGCACCGAGCACATCCTCCTCGGTCTCATTCACGAGGGTGAGGGAGTCGCCGCCAAGGCGCTCGAGGCGCTCGACATCTCGCTCGAGGCCGTGCGTGCACAGGTCACCGAGATCATCGGCGAGGGCCAGCAGTCCCCGTCGGGCCACATCCCCTTCACGCCGCGCGCCAAGAAGGTGCTCGAGCTCTCGCTGCGCGAGGCGCTGCAGCTCGGACACAACTACATCGGCACCGAGCACATCCTGCTCGGCCTCATCCGCGAGGGCGAGGGCGTCGCCGCACAGGTGCTGACCAAGCTCGGCGCCGACCTCAACCGGGTGCGCCAGCAGGTCATCCAGCTCCTCTCCGGCTACCAGGGCAAGGAGCCCGTCGCCGCCGGCGGCCCCACCGAGGGCCAGCCCTCCGGCTCCGCCGTCCTCGACCAGTTCGGCCGCAACCTCACCCAGGCCGCCCGTGAGGGCAAGCTGGACCCGGTCATCGGCCGCACCAAGGAGATCGAGCGGGTCATGCAGGTGCTCTCCCGGCGCACCAAGAACAACCCCGTCCTCATCGGTGAGCCCGGCGTCGGCAAGACCGCCGTCGTCGAGGGCCTTGCCCAGGACATCGTGCGCGGCGACGTGCCCGAGACCCTCAAGGACAAGCAGCTCTACACGCTCGACCTCGGCTCTCTCGTGGCCGGGTCGCGCTACCGCGGTGACTTCGAGGAGCGCCTGAAGAAGGTGCTCAAGGAGATCCGCACCCGCGGCGACATCATCCTGTTCATCGACGAGATCCACACGCTCGTCGGCGCCGGTGCGGCCGAGGGGGCCATCGACGCCGCCAGCATCCTCAAGCCGATGCTCGCGCGCGGTGAGCTGCAGACCATCGGTGCGACCACGCTGGACGAGTACCGCAAGCACATCGAGAAGGACGCCGCCCTGGAGCGGCGCTTCCAGCCGATCCAGGTGGCCGAGCCCACGCTCGCCCACACGATCGAGATCCTCAAGGGCCTGCGCGACCGGTACGAGGCGCACCACCGCGTCTCGATCACCGACGAGGCGCTTGTCGCGGCCGCCACCCTGGCCGACCGCTACATCTCCGACCGCTTCCTGCCGGACAAGGCCATCGACCTCATCGACGAGGCGGGTGCGCGCTTGCGGATCCGCCGCATGACCGCCCCGCCGGAGCTTCGCGAGCTCGACGAGCAGATCTCCGAGGTCCGCCGTGACAAGGAATCGGCGATCGACGACCAGGACTTCGAGAAGGCCGCGCGCCTGCGCGACGACGAGAAGACCCTGGGCGAGCGGCGAGCCAAGCGGGAGCAGGCCTGGAAGAACGGCGACCTCGACGCCGTCGCCGAGGTCGATGAGGAGCTCATCGCCGAGGTGCTGGCCATGAGCACGGGCATCCCGGTGTTCAAGCTCACCGAGGAGGAGTCCTCCAAGCTCCTGCACATGGAGGACGAGCTCCACAAGCGGATCATCGGCCAGGACGCCGCCATCAAGGCGATGTCCCAGGCGATCCGGCGCACCCGCGCGGGCCTGAAGGACCCCAAGCGCCCGGGCGGCTCGTTCATCTTCGCCGGACCCACCGGCGTCGGAAAGACCGAGCTGGCCAAGGCGCTCGCCGAGTTCCTCTTCGGCGACGAGGACGCCCTCATCCAGCTGGACATGTCGGAGTACTCCGAGAAGCACACGGTCTCGCGGCTCTTCGGCTCCCCGCCCGGGTACGTCGGGTACGAGGAGGGTGGCCAGCTCACCGAGAAGGTCCGCCGTCGCCCGTTCTCCGTGGTGCTCTTCGACGAGGTGGAGAAGGCCCACGCGGACATCTTCAACTCGCTGCTGCAGATCCTTGAGGACGGCCGCCTCACCGACTCCCAGGGCCGGGTGGTGGACTTCAAGAACACCGTCATCATCATGACCACGAACCTGGGCACCCGGGACATCGCCAAGGGTCTGCTCACCGGTTTCCAGGCCGGTGGCGAGCTGTCCAACAGCTACGACCGGATGAAGACGAAGGTCAACGAGGAGCTCAAGCAGCACTTCCGGCCCGAGTTCCTCAACCGGGTGGACGACGTCATCGTCTTCCCGCAGCTGTCCGAGGACGAGATCGTCCAGATCGTCGACCTGATGATCGCCCGCCTGGACTCCCGTCTGCGGGACCAGGACATGACGATCGAGCTCACCCCGTCTGCCAAGGAGCTGCTGGCCGAGCGCGGGTACGACCCGGTCCTCGGGGCCCGGCCGTTGCGCCGCGCGATTCAGCGGGAGATCGAGGACGTGCTGTCCGAGAAGATCCTGTTCGGTGAGCTTCGGCGCGGCCAGAAGATCATGGTCGACGCCCAGGGCGAGGGCTTGCTCGGCGAGTTCCTCTTCACCGGGGTGGCCACCGGGGATATCGAGAAGCCCGAGCCGGTGGCCGTGGGCCACGGGACGACGGTCGAGCAGCGCGAGATGCCGACGGCGCCCGAGGGCGGCGGCGCCGGCGGCGGCGGACAGCTCCAGCCCGGGGCCTGA